Proteins from one Streptomyces sp. NBC_00390 genomic window:
- a CDS encoding response regulator transcription factor: MTIRVLLADDQALLRSAFKILVDSEPDMEVVAEAADGAEAVALARSARADVVLMDIRMPGTDGLAATRMISTDPELTGVHVVMLTTFEVDEYVVQSLRAGASGFLGKGAEPEELLSAIRIAAAGEALLSPAATKGLIARFLAQGGSSDDAPEPGAYAERLDALTGREREVLVLVAGGHSNDEIADRLEVSPLTVKTHVNRAMGKLGARDRAQLVVTAYESGLVRPRVD, translated from the coding sequence ATGACGATCCGGGTGCTGCTCGCCGACGACCAGGCACTGCTGCGCAGCGCGTTCAAGATCCTGGTGGACTCCGAGCCCGACATGGAGGTCGTCGCCGAGGCCGCCGACGGTGCCGAGGCCGTCGCCCTGGCCCGCTCGGCCAGGGCCGATGTCGTCCTGATGGACATCCGGATGCCCGGTACGGACGGCCTTGCCGCCACCCGGATGATCAGCACGGACCCGGAGCTGACCGGGGTGCACGTGGTCATGCTCACCACCTTCGAGGTGGACGAGTACGTCGTGCAGTCGCTGCGCGCGGGGGCCTCCGGTTTCCTCGGCAAGGGCGCGGAGCCCGAGGAGCTCCTGAGCGCCATCCGGATCGCGGCGGCGGGCGAGGCGCTGCTGTCCCCGGCGGCGACCAAGGGCCTGATCGCCAGATTCCTCGCGCAGGGCGGGAGTTCGGACGACGCTCCGGAGCCGGGAGCGTACGCGGAGCGGCTGGACGCGCTCACCGGCCGGGAGCGCGAGGTGCTGGTACTGGTCGCCGGCGGCCACTCCAACGACGAGATCGCCGACCGCCTCGAGGTCAGCCCGCTCACCGTCAAGACCCATGTGAACCGGGCCATGGGCAAGCTCGGCGCCCGCGACCGGGCCCAGCTGGTGGTGACGGCGTACGAGTCGGGCCTGGTACGTCCAAGGGTGGACTGA
- a CDS encoding efflux RND transporter permease subunit — MSWLSRFSLSQRALVGLISLVAILFGAIAIPQLKQQLLPSIEFPMVSVLAPYQGASPDVVEKQVVEPIESSLKAVDGIKSVTATASEGNAVITVGFDYGDGAKQLVADVQQAVNRARAQLPDDVDPQVVAGATDDIPAVVLAVTSDKDQQALAGQLERTVVPALEDIEGVGQVTVDGVQDLQVSVTPDNKKLARAGLTTASLAEALQTGGATVPAGSFSEDGKSRTVQVGGAFTSLKEIEDLRVVPGKGKPVRLGAVAEVEQTESTRVSLTRTNGKPSLAVLATMDNDGSAVAISEAVQDKLPELRADLGSGAELTVVSDQGPAVSKAISGLTTEGALGLLFAVIVILVFLASLRSTLVTAVSIPLSVVLALIVLWTRDLSLNMLTLGALTIAIGRVVDDSIVVLENIKRHLGYGEERHSAIVTAVKEVAGAVTSSTLTTVAVFLPIGLVGGMVGELFGSFSLTVTAALLASLLVSLTVVPVLSYWFLRAPKAVRGMDPDEARRTAEEKEAKSRLQRAYVPVLRFATRRRLTSVVLALAVLFGTFGMAGMLKTNFFDQGEQEVMSIKQELAPGTSLEAADASAKKMEKVLDGLDEIKDYQVTVGSSGFMAAFGGGTGANQASYQLTLNDSASYERTRDRIDEELGKLDGIGDTTIAAGDGFGNQDLSVVVKAADADVLAKASEVVRDEVAGLDDVTDVQSDLAQSVPRISVTATPKAAEAGFTDATLGMAVAQAVRGTPAGKALVDDTERDIVITSAKPAKTIAELRALRLGPVELGDIADVKLVPGPVSMTRIDGSRAATITAKPTGDNQGAVNATLQSKINALDLPEGATASIGGVTEDQQDAFQNLFLAMLAAIAIVFMLLVATFRSLIQPLILLVSIPFAATGAIGLLVATDTPMGVPAMIGMLMLIGIVVTNAIVLIDLINQYRAQGLGVVEAVVEGGRHRLRPILMTALATIFALLPMALGVTGEGGFIAKPLAVVVIGGLITSTLLTLLLVPTLYAMVELRKERRRAKRAAKSAATSGESTPQAPEPSDEADPQPVGA, encoded by the coding sequence ATGTCCTGGCTGTCCAGATTCAGCCTGTCGCAACGGGCCCTTGTCGGGCTGATATCGCTCGTCGCGATCCTCTTCGGGGCGATCGCCATCCCGCAGCTCAAGCAGCAGCTGCTGCCCTCGATCGAGTTTCCGATGGTGTCGGTGCTCGCCCCCTACCAGGGCGCGTCCCCCGATGTGGTCGAGAAGCAGGTCGTGGAGCCGATCGAGAGCTCGCTCAAGGCCGTCGACGGCATCAAGAGCGTCACGGCCACGGCGAGCGAGGGCAACGCCGTGATCACGGTCGGCTTCGACTACGGGGACGGCGCCAAGCAGCTCGTCGCCGATGTCCAGCAGGCCGTGAACCGGGCCCGCGCCCAGCTGCCCGACGATGTGGACCCGCAGGTCGTGGCCGGTGCGACGGACGACATTCCGGCCGTCGTGCTCGCCGTGACCTCCGACAAGGACCAGCAGGCGCTGGCCGGCCAGCTGGAGCGGACCGTCGTCCCGGCGCTCGAGGACATCGAGGGTGTCGGCCAGGTGACCGTCGACGGCGTGCAGGATCTGCAGGTCTCCGTCACCCCGGACAACAAGAAGCTCGCCCGCGCAGGCCTGACCACCGCCTCGCTGGCCGAGGCCCTCCAGACGGGTGGTGCCACCGTCCCGGCCGGGTCGTTCTCCGAGGACGGCAAGAGCCGCACCGTCCAGGTCGGCGGCGCCTTCACGTCGCTGAAGGAGATCGAGGACCTGCGGGTCGTGCCCGGCAAGGGCAAGCCGGTCCGCCTCGGTGCCGTCGCGGAGGTCGAGCAGACCGAGTCCACCCGGGTCTCCCTGACCCGTACGAACGGCAAGCCCAGCCTCGCCGTCCTCGCCACCATGGACAACGACGGCAGCGCCGTCGCCATCTCCGAGGCCGTCCAGGACAAGCTGCCCGAGCTGCGGGCGGACCTCGGCTCCGGTGCGGAGCTCACGGTCGTCTCCGACCAGGGCCCGGCGGTCTCCAAGGCGATCTCCGGCCTGACCACCGAGGGCGCACTCGGCCTGCTGTTCGCCGTCATCGTGATCCTTGTCTTCCTGGCCTCGCTGCGCTCCACCCTTGTCACGGCGGTCTCCATCCCGCTGTCGGTGGTGCTCGCGCTGATCGTGCTGTGGACCCGCGACCTGTCGCTGAACATGCTGACGCTCGGTGCCCTGACCATCGCGATCGGCCGTGTCGTCGACGACTCGATCGTGGTCCTGGAGAACATCAAGCGGCACCTCGGCTACGGCGAGGAGCGCCACAGCGCCATCGTCACCGCCGTGAAGGAGGTCGCCGGCGCGGTCACCTCCTCCACCCTGACCACGGTCGCGGTGTTCCTGCCGATCGGTCTGGTCGGCGGCATGGTGGGCGAGCTGTTCGGCTCGTTCAGCCTGACCGTCACCGCGGCCCTGCTGGCCTCCCTGCTGGTCTCGCTGACCGTGGTTCCCGTCCTGTCCTACTGGTTCCTGCGCGCACCGAAGGCCGTGCGCGGCATGGACCCGGACGAGGCCCGGCGCACGGCGGAGGAGAAGGAGGCGAAGAGCCGGCTGCAGCGGGCCTACGTCCCCGTCCTGCGCTTCGCGACCCGCCGCCGCCTCACGAGTGTCGTCCTCGCCCTCGCCGTGCTCTTCGGCACCTTCGGCATGGCCGGGATGCTCAAGACCAACTTCTTCGACCAGGGCGAGCAGGAGGTCATGTCCATCAAGCAGGAGCTGGCCCCCGGCACCAGCCTGGAGGCGGCCGACGCCTCGGCGAAGAAGATGGAGAAGGTGCTCGACGGACTCGACGAGATCAAGGACTACCAGGTCACTGTCGGCTCCTCCGGCTTCATGGCGGCCTTCGGCGGTGGTACGGGCGCCAACCAGGCCTCGTACCAGCTGACGCTGAACGACTCGGCGTCCTACGAGCGCACCCGTGACCGCATCGACGAGGAGCTCGGCAAGCTCGACGGGATCGGTGACACGACGATCGCGGCGGGCGACGGCTTCGGCAACCAGGACCTGAGCGTCGTGGTGAAGGCAGCCGACGCGGACGTCCTGGCGAAGGCGTCCGAGGTGGTGCGCGACGAGGTGGCGGGGCTCGACGACGTCACCGACGTGCAGAGCGACCTGGCGCAGAGCGTGCCGCGTATCTCGGTCACGGCCACCCCGAAGGCGGCCGAGGCCGGCTTCACCGACGCCACGCTCGGTATGGCCGTCGCCCAGGCGGTGCGCGGCACCCCCGCCGGCAAGGCGCTCGTGGACGACACCGAGCGGGACATCGTCATCACCTCGGCCAAGCCGGCGAAGACGATCGCGGAGCTGCGCGCCCTGCGGCTCGGCCCGGTCGAACTCGGCGACATCGCCGATGTGAAGCTGGTCCCGGGACCGGTCTCGATGACCCGCATCGACGGCTCGCGGGCCGCGACGATCACGGCGAAGCCGACCGGTGACAACCAGGGCGCGGTCAACGCCACGCTCCAGTCGAAGATCAACGCGCTGGACCTGCCGGAGGGCGCGACAGCGTCCATCGGCGGTGTGACCGAGGACCAGCAGGATGCGTTCCAGAACCTGTTCCTCGCGATGCTGGCGGCGATCGCCATCGTCTTCATGCTGCTGGTCGCCACGTTCCGCAGCCTGATCCAGCCGCTGATCCTGCTGGTCTCCATCCCGTTCGCGGCGACCGGCGCGATCGGTCTGCTGGTCGCCACGGACACCCCGATGGGCGTCCCGGCGATGATCGGCATGCTGATGCTCATCGGCATCGTGGTCACCAACGCGATCGTGCTGATCGACCTGATCAACCAGTACCGGGCCCAGGGCCTGGGCGTGGTGGAGGCGGTCGTCGAGGGCGGCCGGCACCGGCTGCGCCCGATCCTGATGACGGCCCTGGCGACGATCTTCGCCCTGCTCCCGATGGCGCTGGGCGTCACGGGCGAGGGCGGCTTCATCGCCAAGCCGCTGGCGGTGGTGGTGATCGGCGGTCTGATCACGTCGACGCTGCTGACGCTGCTGCTGGTCCCGACGCTGTACGCGATGGTGGAACTCCGCAAGGAGCGCCGCCGTGCCAAGCGTGCCGCGAAGAGCGCGGCGACGTCGGGCGAGTCCACCCCGCAGGCCCCCGAGCCTTCGGACGAAGCGGACCCCCAGCCGGTCGGCGCCTGA
- the nadA gene encoding quinolinate synthase NadA, with the protein MRVVTTAQTRPELDVQPTPLALLLLGREADPRSERGVECPGDLPSPSDPDLVARARAAKEKLGDKVFVLGHHYQRDEVIQFADVTGDSFKLARDAAARPEAEYIVFCGVHFMAESADILTTDDQKVVLPDLAAGCSMADMATAEQVAECWDVLTEAGVAEQVVPVSYMNSSADIKAFTGKHGGTICTSSNAKRALDWAFEQGEKVLFLPDQHLGRNTAVRDMGMSLDDCVLYNPHKPNGGLTAEELRAAKMILWRGHCSVHGRFSLDSVNDVRERIPGVNVLVHPECKHEVVAAADYVGSTEYIIKTLEAAPAGSKWAIGTELNLVRRVANAHPDKEVVFLDRTVCFCSTMNRIDLPHLVWALESLADGKLVNRIQVDPETESFAKLALERMLALP; encoded by the coding sequence GTGCGTGTCGTGACCACCGCCCAAACCCGCCCTGAGCTCGACGTCCAGCCGACGCCGCTCGCCCTGCTGCTGCTCGGCCGCGAAGCCGACCCCAGGAGTGAGCGCGGCGTGGAGTGCCCCGGCGACCTGCCGTCGCCGTCCGACCCGGACCTGGTGGCGCGCGCCCGTGCGGCCAAGGAGAAGCTCGGCGACAAGGTCTTCGTCCTCGGCCACCACTACCAGCGTGACGAGGTCATCCAGTTCGCGGACGTCACCGGGGACTCCTTCAAGCTGGCGAGGGACGCCGCGGCACGTCCGGAGGCCGAGTACATCGTCTTCTGCGGTGTGCACTTCATGGCGGAGTCGGCGGACATCCTCACCACCGACGACCAGAAGGTCGTCCTGCCCGACCTGGCGGCCGGCTGCTCGATGGCCGACATGGCCACGGCCGAGCAGGTCGCCGAGTGCTGGGACGTGCTGACCGAGGCAGGCGTCGCCGAGCAGGTCGTGCCGGTGTCGTACATGAACTCCTCCGCGGACATCAAGGCCTTCACCGGCAAGCACGGCGGCACGATCTGTACGTCGTCGAACGCCAAGCGCGCGCTGGACTGGGCCTTCGAGCAGGGCGAGAAGGTCCTCTTCCTGCCGGACCAGCACCTGGGGCGCAACACGGCCGTCCGGGACATGGGGATGTCGCTGGACGACTGCGTCCTCTACAACCCGCACAAGCCGAACGGCGGGCTCACGGCAGAGGAGCTGCGCGCGGCGAAGATGATCCTGTGGCGGGGCCACTGCTCGGTGCACGGCCGGTTCTCGCTGGACTCGGTCAACGATGTCCGCGAGCGGATCCCGGGCGTGAACGTCCTGGTGCACCCCGAGTGCAAGCACGAGGTGGTGGCCGCCGCCGATTACGTCGGCTCGACGGAGTACATCATCAAGACGCTCGAGGCGGCGCCGGCGGGCTCCAAGTGGGCCATCGGCACCGAGCTGAACCTGGTCCGCCGCGTGGCGAACGCGCACCCGGACAAGGAGGTCGTCTTCCTCGACAGGACGGTCTGCTTCTGCTCCACGATGAACCGCATCGACCTGCCGCACCTGGTCTGGGCGCTGGAGTCGCTGGCGGACGGCAAGCTGGTGAACCGTATCCAGGTCGACCCGGAGACGGAGAGCTTCGCGAAGCTGGCACTCGAGCGGATGCTGGCGCTGCCGTAG
- the erpA gene encoding iron-sulfur cluster insertion protein ErpA, with protein sequence MSVSDETTKVNDGILLSDAAAAKVKALLDQEGRDDLALRVAVQPGGCSGLRYQLFFDERSLDGDVVKDFDGVKVVTDRMSAPYLGGASIDFVDTIEKQGFTIDNPNATGSCACGDSFS encoded by the coding sequence ATGTCCGTATCGGACGAGACCACCAAGGTGAACGACGGCATCCTCCTGTCCGACGCCGCCGCGGCCAAGGTCAAGGCCCTGCTGGACCAGGAAGGCCGTGACGACCTGGCGCTGCGCGTCGCCGTTCAGCCCGGCGGCTGCTCCGGTCTGCGATACCAGCTGTTCTTCGACGAGCGTTCGCTCGACGGTGACGTGGTCAAGGACTTCGACGGCGTGAAGGTCGTCACCGACCGCATGAGCGCCCCGTACCTGGGTGGTGCGTCGATCGACTTCGTGGACACCATCGAGAAGCAGGGCTTCACCATCGACAACCCGAACGCCACGGGCTCCTGCGCCTGCGGAGACTCGTTCAGCTAG
- a CDS encoding carbohydrate kinase family protein, whose protein sequence is MRIAVTGSIATDHLMTFPGRFADQLVADQLHTVSLSFLVDNLDVRRGGVGANICFGMGQLGTGPILVGAAGSDFDEYRAWLDRHGVDTTSVRISEVLHTARFVCTTDADHNQIGSFYTGAMSEARQIELKSVADRVGGLDLVLIGADDPEAMLRHTEECRSRGIPFAADFSQQIARMNGDEIRILLDGAEYLFSNEYEKGLIESKTGWSDEEILGKVGHRVTTLGSRGVRIEGTDIDTIEVGCPEEDAKVDPTGVGDAFRAGFLSGLSWGVSLERAAQVGCMLATLVIETLGTQEYTLRRAHFMDRFTKAYGDDAASDVRGHLA, encoded by the coding sequence GTGCGTATCGCAGTCACCGGCTCCATCGCCACCGATCACCTCATGACCTTCCCCGGCCGCTTCGCCGACCAGTTGGTCGCGGATCAGCTGCACACGGTCTCCCTCTCCTTCCTGGTCGACAACCTCGATGTGCGCAGGGGCGGTGTCGGCGCGAACATCTGCTTCGGCATGGGCCAGCTGGGCACCGGGCCGATCCTGGTCGGCGCGGCCGGCAGCGACTTCGACGAGTACCGCGCGTGGCTCGACCGGCACGGTGTGGACACCACCTCCGTCCGTATCTCCGAGGTGCTGCACACCGCGCGCTTCGTGTGCACGACCGACGCCGACCACAACCAGATCGGCTCCTTCTACACCGGCGCGATGAGCGAGGCACGGCAGATCGAGCTCAAGTCGGTGGCCGACCGGGTCGGCGGCCTGGACCTCGTACTGATCGGCGCGGACGACCCCGAGGCGATGCTGCGCCACACCGAGGAGTGCCGCTCGCGGGGCATCCCGTTCGCCGCGGACTTCTCGCAGCAGATCGCCCGGATGAACGGCGACGAGATCCGGATACTGCTCGACGGAGCCGAGTACCTCTTCTCCAACGAGTACGAGAAGGGACTCATCGAGTCCAAGACCGGCTGGAGCGACGAGGAGATCCTCGGCAAGGTCGGCCACCGCGTCACCACCCTCGGCTCGCGCGGTGTGCGCATCGAGGGCACGGACATCGACACGATCGAGGTCGGCTGCCCGGAGGAGGACGCCAAGGTCGACCCCACGGGTGTCGGTGACGCGTTCCGCGCGGGCTTCCTGTCCGGCCTCAGCTGGGGTGTGAGCCTGGAGCGCGCGGCGCAGGTGGGCTGCATGCTGGCCACGCTGGTCATCGAGACGCTCGGCACCCAGGAGTACACGCTGCGGCGTGCGCACTTCATGGACCGTTTCACGAAGGCGTACGGCGACGACGCGGCATCCGACGTCCGCGGACACCTGGCCTGA
- a CDS encoding cysteine desulfurase/sulfurtransferase TusA family protein, translated as MAYFDTASSAPLHPVARQALQASLDEGWADPARLYREGRRARLLLDAAREAAAEAVGCRPDELVFTPSGTAAVHAAVSGALAGRRRVGRHLVLSAVEHSSVLHAAAMHAADGGTVSEVPVDRSGAVSSDVFAAELRGDTALAALQSANHEVGTEQPVAQVAEACRALGVPLLVDAAQSLAWGPVEGAWSLLAASAHKWGGPAGVGLLAVRKGVRFAPQGPADERESGRSAGFENIPAIVAAAAALRAVRAEAAEEAARLRALVDSIRTRVPELVPDVEVVGDPVHRLPHLVTFSCLYVDGETVLHELDRAGFSVSSGSSCTSSTLTPSHVLRAMGVLSEGNVRVSLPPGTRREDVEGFLEVLPAVVAGVRERLGAPVGASGGGTESSLVVDAVGKLCPVPVIELAKVIGDVPVGGTVTVLADDEAARLDIPAWCEMRGQEYVGERAAERGVAYVVRRVS; from the coding sequence GTGGCCTACTTCGACACCGCTTCATCAGCTCCTTTGCACCCCGTCGCCCGGCAGGCGCTCCAGGCGTCCCTGGACGAGGGCTGGGCGGATCCGGCCCGGCTCTACCGCGAGGGGCGGCGCGCCCGGCTGCTGCTTGACGCCGCACGGGAGGCCGCCGCCGAGGCCGTCGGGTGCCGCCCGGACGAACTCGTCTTCACCCCTTCGGGGACGGCCGCGGTCCATGCCGCGGTCTCCGGCGCCCTCGCGGGCCGGCGGCGTGTCGGCCGCCATCTCGTCCTCTCCGCGGTCGAGCACTCCTCCGTACTGCACGCGGCGGCCATGCACGCGGCGGACGGCGGCACCGTGAGCGAGGTCCCGGTGGACCGGTCAGGGGCGGTGTCCTCGGATGTCTTCGCCGCCGAGCTGCGCGGCGACACGGCGCTCGCCGCGCTGCAGTCCGCCAACCACGAGGTCGGCACCGAGCAGCCGGTCGCACAGGTGGCCGAGGCCTGCCGGGCGCTCGGGGTGCCGCTGCTGGTGGACGCGGCGCAGTCGCTGGCCTGGGGGCCGGTGGAGGGTGCCTGGTCGCTGCTGGCGGCAAGCGCGCACAAGTGGGGCGGCCCGGCGGGCGTCGGCCTGCTCGCCGTACGCAAGGGCGTACGTTTTGCCCCGCAAGGTCCCGCGGACGAGCGGGAGTCGGGGCGCTCGGCCGGCTTCGAGAACATCCCGGCGATCGTCGCGGCGGCCGCCGCGCTGCGGGCGGTGCGGGCCGAGGCCGCGGAAGAGGCGGCGCGGCTGCGGGCCCTGGTGGACTCGATCCGCACGCGGGTGCCCGAACTGGTCCCGGATGTGGAGGTGGTGGGCGATCCGGTGCACCGCCTCCCCCACCTGGTGACGTTCTCCTGTCTCTATGTCGACGGAGAGACCGTGCTGCACGAGCTGGACCGGGCGGGGTTCTCCGTGTCGTCCGGCTCGTCGTGCACCAGCAGCACGCTGACGCCGAGCCATGTGCTGCGGGCGATGGGAGTGCTGTCGGAGGGCAATGTCCGCGTCTCGCTGCCGCCGGGCACACGGCGGGAGGACGTGGAAGGGTTCCTGGAGGTGCTGCCGGCGGTGGTGGCCGGGGTACGCGAACGTCTCGGCGCGCCGGTCGGCGCGTCCGGCGGGGGCACCGAGTCGTCCCTCGTCGTGGACGCGGTCGGAAAGCTCTGCCCCGTCCCGGTGATCGAGCTGGCGAAGGTGATCGGGGACGTACCGGTCGGGGGCACCGTGACCGTGCTCGCGGACGACGAGGCGGCGCGCCTGGACATCCCGGCGTGGTGCGAGATGCGGGGCCAGGAGTACGTCGGGGAGCGGGCGGCGGAGCGGGGGGTGGCGTACGTGGTGCGGCGGGTGTCGTAG